The proteins below are encoded in one region of Populus alba chromosome 2, ASM523922v2, whole genome shotgun sequence:
- the LOC118052742 gene encoding aldehyde oxidase GLOX: protein MSQPSMPRYTSILFFLFLQLFFAAQPCHRTVTYAAGGGLWQLLQNSIGITAMHMQLLSNDRVVIYDRTDFGRSNLSLPDGKCRNDSSELVIKYDCTAHSVEYDVLANRFRPLMVQSDVWCSSGAVVPDGRLIQAGGFNDGERKVRIFSPCNGSGCDWEEVGDGLKVKRWYATSHILPDGRQIIIGGRRQFNYEFYPKSSAPNVYSLPFLMETNDRSIENNLYPSVFLNGDGNLFIFANNRAILFDHKTNKVLKTYPAIPGGDPRSYPSTGSAVLLPLKNLQASTIEAEVLVCGGAPKGSYAKVENGNFVLALDTCARIKINDPNPRWVMETMPTARVMGDMTLLPNGNVLIINGAGAGTAGWEKGRDPVLNPVLYRPDDASGSRFELQNPSTIPRMYHSTAILLRDGRVLVGGSNPHIGYEFTGVLFPTELSLEAFSPPYLDPNFDDLRPTIVSSSASKGKNIGYGQKLLVRFKVTSKIVTDMVSVTMVAPAFNTHSFSMNHRLLVLGNEKVTVVGASTYDIQVMTPRSGDLAPPGHYMLYVVHQQIPSEGLWVKIL from the coding sequence ATGTCCCAGCCATCAATGCCTCGTTATACTTCGAtacttttcttcctcttcttgcaACTGTTCTTTGCTGCTCAACCATGCCACCGGACTGTGACCTACGCTGCTGGCGGTGGCCTGTGGCAACTCTTGCAAAATAGCATTGGCATAACAGCGATGCATATGCAACTACTCAGCAATGACCGTGTAGTAATCTATGATCGAACTGACTTTGGCAGGTCGAATCTTTCATTACCAGATGGAAAATGTCGGAATGATTCAAGTGAATTAGTTATCAAATATGACTGTACTGCTCATTCTGTTGAGTATGATGTTTTGGCTAATAGATTCAGGCCACTTATGGTCCAAAGTGATGTTTGGTGTTCTTCAGGGGCTGTGGTCCCTGATGGGAGGCTGATTCAAGCCGGCGGTTTCAATGATGGTGAACGTAAGGTCAGGATTTTTTCTCCATGCAATGGGTCTGGTTGTGATTGGGAAGAAGTTGGTGATGGTCTTAAGGTAAAAAGATGGTATGCCACCAGTCATATACTGCCAGATGGGAGGCAAATTATTATTGGTGGCAGAAGGCAGTtcaattatgaattttatccaAAAAGTTCTGCCCCGAATGTTTACAGTTTGCCATTTCTGATGGAAACTAATGATCGTAGCATAGAGAACAACTTATATCCATCTGTTTTTCTCAATGGCGATGGGAATTTATTCATTTTCGCCAATAACCGAGCTATATTGTTTGATCACAAGACTAATAAGGTGTTGAAGACTTATCCCGCAATACCTGGAGGTGATCCACGAAGCTACCCAAGCACAGGTTCGGCAGTGTTGCTTCCATTGAAGAATTTACAGGCTTCAACTATTGAAGCTGAAGTTTTGGTGTGTGGGGGTGCACCAAAAGGGTCTTATGCTAAGGTGGAAAATGGTAATTTCGTGCTAGCTTTGGATACTTGTGCCCGGATCAAGATAAACGACCCTAATCCACGATGGGTAATGGAAACTATGCCTACAGCTAGAGTCATGGGCGATATGACATTGCTTCCAAACGGTAATGTTTTGATCATAAATGGAGCCGGAGCTGGTACTGCCGGGTGGGAAAAGGGGCGAGATCCGGTCTTGAACCCTGTCCTCTACCGGCCAGACGACGCGTCAGGGTCAAGGTTTGAGTTGCAAAACCCGAGTACAATACCAAGAATGTACCATTCCACAGCAATTTTGCTTCGTGATGGCAGGGTTCTTGTTGGTGGTAGCAATCCCCATATTGGATATGAATTCACCGGGGTATTATTTCCAACTGAATTAAGCTTAGAAGCATTTTCTCCACCATATTTGGATCCAAATTTTGATGATTTGAGACCAACAATTGTCTCATCATCTGCTTCTAAAGGTAAGAACATTGGCTACGGACAAAAATTGCTGGTAAGGTTCAAAGTCACGAGCAAAATAGTAACAGATATGGTCTCGGTGACAATGGTGGCACCAGCATTCAATACACATTCATTTTCTATGAATCATAGATTGCTGGTGCTAGGGAATGAGAAAGTAACCGTTGTGGGCGCTTCAACTTATGACATTCAAGTTATGACACCGCGTTCCGGTGATCTTGCACCCCCAGGTCATTACATGTTATACGTGGTTCATCAACAGATTCCTAGTGAAGGCCTCTGGGTCAAAATTCTGTGA